A genomic stretch from Tamandua tetradactyla isolate mTamTet1 chromosome 15, mTamTet1.pri, whole genome shotgun sequence includes:
- the CSRNP1 gene encoding cysteine/serine-rich nuclear protein 1 — MTGLLKRKFDQLDEDSSSFSSSSGCHSRSCSPSSSASPAWDSDEEHPWDQTPLPASDFFGPRDFTPLSILKRAPRKRSGHIAFNGVTVFYFPRCQGFTSVPSRGGCTLGMAPRHSSCHRFSLAEFTQEQARARREKLRLRLKEEKLEALRWKLSAAGVPEVEADRPLTVDAIDDASVEEDLAMAVAGGRLEEGTFLQPYPARKRRALLRAAGVRRVDREEKWELKALRQSREDCGCHCDKVCDPETCSCSLAGIKCQMDHSAFPCGCCREGCENPKGRVEFNQARVQTHFIHTLTRLQLEQGAESLVELEVPAQGSPPSPGERALAPTFPLAKSPVASELGDNSCSSDMTDSSMASCSASGTSEVPDDPAHPAMPGPGFQPGVDDDSLAQILSFSDSDLGGEEEEEEGGMGSLDNLSCFHPADIFGTGDPGGLTSWTHSYSGSNLMSGVLDENANLDASCFLNGGLEGLRESSLPGTLVPPSVDAGQSSSVDLSLSSCDSFELLQALPDYSLGPLYTSRKTSDYLDNLETPHLPLPSFSPSGDSSPCFLESLMGFEPAAEALAPFIDSQLFEDTTPASLMEPVPV; from the exons ATGACCGGGCTGCTGAAGAGGAAATTCGACCAGCTGGACGAGGACTCCTCctcattctcttcctcttctggctGCCATTCTCGCTCCTGCTCCCCGAGCTCTTCAGCCTCCCCTGCCTGGGACTCGGATGAGGAGCACCCCTGGGATCAGACGCCCCTGCCTGCCTCTGACTTCTTTGGCCCCCGAGATTTCACCC CCCTGTCCATCTTGAAGCGAGCTCCCCGGAAGCGCTCAGGCCACATTGCCTTCAATGGAGTTACTGTCTTCTACTTCCCTCGGTGCCAGGGCTTCACCAGTGTGCCCAGTCGTGGTGGCTGCACTCTGGGCATGGCCCCTCGCCACAGTTCCTGCCACCGCTTCTCCTTGGCCGAATTCACACAGGAGCAAGCCCGGGCACGGAGAGAGAAGCTCCGCCTGCGCTTGAAGGAGGAGAAGCTGGAGGCGCTGAGATGGAAG CTCTCGGCAGCCGGGGTACCTGAGGTGGAGGCAGACCGGCCGCTCACAGTGGATGCCATTGATGACGCCTCTGTGGAGGAGGACTTGGCCATGGCTGTGGCAGGTGGCCGATTGGAGGAAGGGACCTTCCTACAGCCCTACCCGGCTCGGAAGCGGCGGGCTCTGCTGCGAGCTGCAGGAGTACGAAGGGTGGATCGTGAGGAGAAGTGGGAGCTAAAGGCGTTGCGCCAGTCTCGTGAGGATTGTGGCTGTCACTGTGACAAGGTCTGCGACCCAGAGACCTGCAGCTGCAGTCTGGCAGGCATCAAGTGCCAG ATGGATCACTCAGCATTCCCCTGTGGCTGCTGCAGGGAGGGCTGTGAGAACCCCAAAGGCCGTGTGGAATTTAATCAGGCTCGTGTTCAGACTCATTTCATCCACACCCTCACCCGTCTGCAGCTCGAGCAGGGGGCTGAGAGCCTTGTGGAGCTGGAGGTCCCTGCCCAGGGCAGCCCACCCAGCCCTGGTGAGCGAGCCCTGGCCCCCACTTTCCCATTGGCCAAGTCCCCCGTAGCCAGCGAGCTGGGAGACAACAGTTGTAGCAGTGACATGACTGATTCCTCCATGGCATCCTGTTCAGCATCGGGCACTAGCGAGGTCCCTGATGATCCTGCCCACCCAGCCATGCCTGGCCCTGGCTTTCAGCCTGGGGTAGATGATGACAGCCTGGCACAGATCCTGAGTTTCAGTGACTCTGACCTTggtggagaggaggaggaggaggaaggtggCATGGGGAGTCTGGACAATCTCAGCTGCTTCCATCCAGCTGACATCTTTGGTACTGGTGACCCTGGTGGCCTGACCAGCTGGACCCACAGCTATTCTGGCTCTAACCTCATGTCAGGCGTCCTGGATGAAAATGCCAACCTAGATGCCAGCTGCTTCCTGAACGGTGGCCTGGAAGGACTGAGAGAAAGTAGTCTCCCTGGTACCCTTGTGCCACCCAGTGTGGATGCTGGCCAGAGCAGCTCAGTGGACCTGAGCTTGTCTTCCTGTGACTCGTTTGAGCTGCTCCAGGCCCTGCCAGACTATAGCCTGGGGCCCCTCTACACTTCCCGGAAGACATCTGACTACCTGGACAACCTTGAGACACCCCACCTCCCCTTACCAAGTTTCTCTCCATCTGGGGACAGCAGCCCTTGCTTCCTGGAATCCCTCATGGGCTTCGAGCCAGCTGCTGAAGCCCTGGCTCCCTTTATTGACAGCCAGCTGTTTGAGGACACCACCCCAGCGTCTCTGATGGAACCTGTGCCTGTGTAA